A genome region from Petrotoga sibirica DSM 13575 includes the following:
- a CDS encoding ROK family transcriptional regulator: MKKASLSSLKENNAALIFHSLRVKGPMTRAEIARETRLMPSTVSYITNLLIHKKVLKEVGSEDVSRVGKKGILLDINYDEFLFIGYDVGSAYSRVIVSNGKGDILYSKRFVSEKNDKLLKQIYENIKMVKKEFNIIGIGMAFPGYIDPEKGEVIRSHNIDISNFEVKKVMKKEFNLPAYVDHNTIMMARSLISNNSHKEKDFCVINIGPGIGVGIVSNGKILRGYKNAAGELGHVTVNPEGRKCNCGKKGCLETESSSKAIVRNYEEISGKNLECEGSCESELVYELAKKGDENAIKAFERAGKYLGIGIATLVNILNPEKVYIAGGVSNGWEFLKDSTEQSYNQNIFYANKDVTVEVSSIGEYLTACGAATYAFEKYVREELIP; this comes from the coding sequence ATGAAAAAAGCATCCTTGTCTTCTTTAAAAGAAAACAACGCGGCACTTATTTTCCACTCATTAAGAGTTAAAGGCCCTATGACGAGAGCTGAAATCGCAAGAGAAACACGCCTCATGCCTTCAACTGTGAGTTATATAACGAATCTTTTAATTCATAAAAAGGTATTGAAAGAAGTTGGAAGTGAGGATGTTTCTCGTGTTGGGAAAAAGGGTATTTTGCTTGATATAAACTACGATGAATTCTTGTTTATTGGATATGACGTGGGCTCTGCATATTCAAGGGTTATTGTCTCGAACGGTAAAGGGGATATCTTATATTCCAAAAGATTCGTATCGGAGAAGAACGACAAATTGTTGAAACAGATTTATGAAAATATAAAAATGGTAAAAAAAGAATTCAACATAATCGGCATAGGGATGGCTTTTCCTGGTTATATAGATCCCGAAAAAGGAGAGGTTATCAGATCTCACAATATTGATATATCCAACTTTGAAGTTAAAAAGGTGATGAAAAAAGAATTCAACCTACCTGCTTACGTGGACCACAACACAATAATGATGGCGCGAAGCTTAATTTCTAACAATTCCCACAAAGAGAAAGATTTTTGTGTAATCAACATCGGTCCAGGTATAGGAGTAGGAATAGTAAGTAACGGAAAAATATTGAGAGGATATAAGAACGCTGCAGGGGAGTTAGGTCACGTTACGGTTAACCCCGAAGGCAGAAAGTGTAACTGCGGTAAAAAAGGTTGTTTGGAAACAGAAAGCTCAAGTAAAGCGATTGTTAGAAATTACGAAGAAATATCCGGGAAAAATTTAGAGTGTGAAGGAAGTTGTGAATCTGAATTAGTATATGAACTAGCCAAAAAAGGTGATGAAAATGCGATAAAAGCTTTTGAAAGAGCAGGAAAATATTTAGGAATTGGCATTGCTACTTTAGTCAATATTTTAAATCCAGAAAAGGTCTATATAGCAGGTGGGGTGTCAAACGGGTGGGAATTTCTTAAAGACAGCACAGAACAAAGTTACAACCAGAATATATTTTACGCAAACAAAGATGTGACCGTTGAAGTTTCTTCGATAGGGGAATACCTAACAGCTTGTGGAGCTGCGACTTATGCCTTTGAAAAATATGTAAGAGAAGAATTAATACCATGA
- a CDS encoding tagaturonate epimerase family protein, translating into MFTILPKKGISLGLGDRIGIATHGHIKVAKKYNFFPVFAQQSIRELNFTGRTFSDVRKDVLNALIEENYVGNSGFDGDHLKSDEEIQYALDSGITMLTLDCSEHMNNKDSSIKERIFDQFYNKSFFVNDMPIEYSNKNELNKIVSIYAGVIERVIDVWNKFPKVNKKEVTFEVSVDETDVPTDEKTHFLISKYIYDEGVKIDTLAPRFPGEFQKAIDYIGNLQEFKKSLIKQDKIAKYFGYRLSIHSGSDKFSIYPIIGEVTQGNYHLKTSGTSYLEAIKIVAQKDPEFFKKIWKTCLDKREEMDKYYHLSCDPFSVPKDLSPTEYLQNPDARQTLHVSYMFVLNPQYDFREKFFEILTKYQNEYHRNVANHIEKHVKELKIEEKK; encoded by the coding sequence ATGTTTACAATTTTACCGAAGAAAGGTATTTCTTTGGGTCTTGGAGATAGAATAGGAATTGCTACCCACGGCCATATAAAGGTTGCAAAAAAATACAACTTCTTTCCTGTTTTCGCACAACAAAGCATTAGGGAATTAAACTTTACAGGAAGAACGTTCAGTGACGTGCGAAAAGACGTACTAAATGCACTCATTGAAGAAAATTATGTTGGAAACAGTGGATTTGATGGAGATCATTTGAAAAGCGATGAGGAGATTCAATATGCTTTAGATTCGGGTATTACAATGTTGACTTTGGATTGTTCAGAACATATGAATAATAAAGATTCTTCTATAAAAGAACGCATATTTGATCAATTTTATAACAAAAGCTTTTTTGTAAACGATATGCCCATAGAATATTCAAATAAAAACGAGTTGAATAAAATCGTTTCAATTTATGCCGGTGTTATCGAAAGAGTCATAGATGTATGGAACAAATTCCCGAAAGTAAATAAAAAAGAGGTAACTTTTGAAGTTTCAGTTGACGAGACAGATGTTCCAACAGACGAAAAAACACATTTTTTGATCTCTAAATATATCTACGACGAAGGAGTAAAAATAGATACCCTAGCCCCGCGGTTCCCTGGGGAGTTTCAAAAAGCTATTGACTATATAGGAAACCTACAAGAGTTTAAAAAGTCTCTTATCAAACAAGACAAAATAGCCAAATACTTTGGATACAGGCTTTCCATTCATTCTGGTAGTGATAAATTCTCTATTTATCCCATAATAGGTGAAGTTACTCAAGGTAATTACCACCTAAAAACATCTGGAACCAGCTATCTCGAAGCTATTAAGATTGTAGCTCAAAAAGATCCTGAATTCTTCAAAAAAATCTGGAAAACATGTCTTGATAAAAGAGAAGAGATGGATAAATACTACCATCTTTCCTGTGATCCATTCTCTGTTCCAAAAGATCTATCCCCAACAGAGTACCTACAAAACCCAGATGCAAGGCAAACGCTGCACGTTTCATATATGTTTGTTTTGAACCCTCAATACGATTTCAGAGAAAAGTTTTTTGAGATCCTTACAAAATACCAAAATGAATACCATCGAAACGTTGCGAACCATATAGAAAAACATGTTAAAGAACTTAAAATTGAAGAAAAAAAATAA
- a CDS encoding dihydrodipicolinate synthase family protein: MFEGIFTSLITPFNNENKVDLFRLENLLSFLKEKVHGFFILGTYGSTALLNEVEKKQIIDKVVENKLNKPVIVHVGSSNPNTSLELAKYAQNKGVDAVAFVPPYFYNYQEEEVISYFQKIVKEITIPVFVYLNPPRVGYNLSVSCVEQLVRIGVYGIKDTTNNLNYFYDLCSTVDLEKFNYLNGSELYLNPTMLHGGKGAISAMSNAFPEYVVDVYNAIKNANMEDYKEKMNYLFAYRKIRKLGQGIPIIHAILNLNGINVGRPRFPFIYDENFLIKVKNALEGQKILKS, from the coding sequence ATGTTTGAAGGAATATTTACATCTTTAATTACGCCTTTCAACAATGAGAATAAAGTTGATTTATTTAGACTAGAGAATTTATTGTCTTTCTTAAAAGAAAAAGTACATGGCTTTTTTATTCTAGGGACTTATGGCTCAACAGCGTTGTTAAACGAAGTAGAAAAAAAACAAATTATCGATAAAGTAGTAGAAAACAAATTGAACAAACCAGTAATTGTTCACGTGGGATCAAGTAATCCTAATACATCTTTAGAACTTGCAAAATACGCTCAAAACAAGGGAGTAGATGCCGTGGCTTTTGTTCCTCCGTATTTTTATAATTACCAAGAAGAGGAAGTTATTTCATACTTTCAAAAAATAGTAAAAGAAATTACTATTCCCGTTTTTGTATATCTCAATCCCCCTAGAGTTGGATATAATCTTTCTGTATCTTGTGTAGAACAATTGGTAAGAATAGGAGTGTACGGTATTAAAGATACTACCAATAATTTAAATTATTTTTATGATTTATGTTCTACCGTTGATTTGGAAAAATTTAATTATCTAAATGGTTCGGAATTGTATCTAAATCCGACGATGCTTCATGGAGGGAAAGGCGCAATTTCTGCTATGTCTAATGCCTTTCCAGAGTATGTTGTCGATGTTTATAACGCTATAAAAAATGCCAATATGGAGGATTACAAAGAAAAAATGAATTATTTATTTGCTTACAGAAAAATTAGGAAATTAGGGCAGGGCATTCCAATAATTCATGCTATTTTGAATTTAAATGGCATTAATGTGGGACGTCCAAGGTTTCCATTCATATATGATGAAAATTTTCTTATAAAAGTAAAAAATGCTTTGGAAGGGCAAAAAATATTGAAGAGTTAA
- a CDS encoding sugar kinase has translation MIDLVTLGETMVLFVPVETGSIKYVYQFNKQIGGAESNVAIGLSRLGIKTGWISKLGKDGFGDYIESFIRGEGVDVSQVKRDEQHPTGVFFKERRELGESKVYYYRKGSAASFINENDLDENYISQAKYLHLTGITPGLSESCCEAVYKAIEIAKKHDLKIIFDPNIRLKVWNNKDKMINILLDLIKKSDIVLPGLSEAKILINEDDKDKILDRFLNLGPEIVVLKMGEKGAYLGTKDKRVLVPGFQVPKIIDPIGAGDAFAAGFITGLTKRYELEESVKLGNACGAFALTVKGDVESLPSWDELKEFVGNSPELNR, from the coding sequence ATGATTGATTTGGTAACTTTAGGGGAAACGATGGTTTTATTTGTACCTGTAGAAACGGGGTCTATTAAGTATGTATATCAATTCAATAAACAAATTGGTGGAGCAGAGTCCAATGTTGCGATTGGTCTTTCAAGATTAGGAATAAAAACTGGTTGGATAAGCAAATTAGGGAAAGATGGGTTCGGAGATTATATTGAGTCATTTATTAGAGGTGAAGGGGTTGATGTTTCTCAAGTTAAAAGAGATGAGCAGCACCCCACGGGCGTTTTTTTTAAAGAACGGAGAGAATTAGGAGAAAGCAAAGTATATTATTACAGAAAGGGCTCTGCTGCAAGTTTTATAAATGAAAATGATTTAGATGAGAATTACATCTCTCAAGCAAAGTATTTACATTTGACTGGTATTACACCGGGATTAAGTGAATCTTGTTGTGAGGCAGTGTATAAAGCTATAGAAATAGCAAAAAAACATGATCTAAAAATCATCTTTGATCCCAACATTAGATTAAAGGTTTGGAATAATAAAGACAAAATGATAAATATTTTGTTGGATTTAATTAAAAAATCGGACATAGTACTTCCTGGTCTAAGTGAGGCAAAAATATTAATTAATGAAGATGATAAAGATAAAATTCTAGATAGATTTTTAAATCTGGGACCAGAAATTGTTGTTTTAAAAATGGGAGAAAAAGGTGCCTATTTGGGAACAAAGGATAAAAGAGTTTTGGTTCCAGGATTCCAAGTACCAAAAATAATAGATCCTATAGGTGCGGGGGATGCCTTTGCTGCTGGATTTATAACTGGTCTTACAAAGCGTTATGAATTAGAAGAATCTGTAAAATTAGGAAATGCCTGTGGGGCCTTTGCTTTAACGGTTAAAGGAGATGTAGAAAGCTTACCAAGCTGGGATGAATTAAAAGAATTTGTCGGAAATAGTCCAGAGTTAAATAGATAA
- a CDS encoding tripartite tricarboxylate transporter substrate binding protein — translation MKKLLVIFLVLTIVVSIFSLDYPRKTVSIICPWGAGGGTDRLARFLADELSKEFGVPFVVVNQTGGSGAVGHAAGAYANPDGYTLTLVTLEIASMHWMGLTPLTYEDFDYIAQVNFDPAGLIVKGDSEWNSTVELLVDVAMNPGKYLFSGSGVGSVWDLARIGMFNAVGIPPDYTTWIPTTGAAAAVVELLGGHVDAITSSIPEVWPQMASGDLKALAIMADERDPRYSNIPTLKEIGIDWSAGTWRGIAVPKGTPPEIKDLLEEKIIKIAQSQDFKDFMDKNGFGIKIRGSQEFTEYVAEQDKVWREILQIGGYLPE, via the coding sequence ATGAAGAAGTTATTGGTTATATTCTTAGTGTTAACTATTGTTGTTAGCATTTTTTCTCTGGATTACCCCCGTAAAACTGTTTCCATTATTTGCCCATGGGGAGCGGGTGGAGGAACAGACAGATTGGCAAGATTTTTAGCTGATGAATTATCTAAAGAGTTTGGAGTACCCTTTGTTGTTGTGAACCAAACCGGCGGCAGTGGTGCAGTTGGTCATGCTGCTGGGGCGTATGCAAATCCTGATGGATACACCCTAACTTTGGTAACCCTGGAAATAGCTAGTATGCATTGGATGGGTCTTACTCCTTTAACTTATGAAGATTTCGACTATATAGCTCAAGTTAATTTTGATCCTGCAGGCTTGATTGTTAAAGGGGACTCAGAATGGAATAGTACTGTGGAATTATTGGTTGATGTAGCCATGAATCCAGGAAAGTATCTGTTTTCAGGTTCAGGTGTAGGATCAGTTTGGGACCTTGCAAGAATCGGAATGTTTAATGCTGTTGGAATACCTCCCGATTACACAACTTGGATACCAACTACAGGAGCTGCTGCTGCTGTCGTAGAATTGTTAGGCGGTCATGTGGATGCTATCACTTCCAGTATTCCTGAAGTCTGGCCACAGATGGCATCTGGTGACCTTAAAGCTTTAGCAATTATGGCAGATGAAAGAGATCCGAGGTACTCAAATATTCCAACATTAAAAGAGATAGGAATTGATTGGTCGGCAGGAACATGGCGTGGAATTGCTGTACCTAAGGGAACACCACCAGAGATAAAAGACTTGCTAGAAGAAAAAATTATAAAAATAGCCCAATCTCAAGATTTTAAAGATTTCATGGATAAAAATGGTTTTGGTATTAAAATTCGTGGTTCTCAGGAATTTACAGAGTATGTTGCTGAGCAAGACAAAGTTTGGAGAGAGATACTCCAAATCGGGGGGTATTTGCCAGAATAG
- a CDS encoding tripartite tricarboxylate transporter TctB family protein: MNYKNIVYGSILSLLSIIVILISLEFPSYVVRGQELPGPSFFPQVISIFLIVIGIYEIIVGILRTFKLKKLNEEGLKKEEEVRKTVVTKKGLFNITVVIAGIILFVPFINLVGFKLGLFIFSTILMTTFGVRLLRALIYSGIVTVIIILIFEYLFKIPFPEGILFSF, encoded by the coding sequence ATGAACTATAAAAATATTGTATATGGTAGCATCTTGAGTTTATTATCAATCATTGTTATTTTAATAAGTTTAGAATTCCCTAGTTATGTAGTAAGAGGTCAAGAATTGCCTGGTCCGAGTTTTTTTCCGCAAGTAATAAGTATTTTTCTTATAGTAATAGGAATTTATGAAATAATCGTAGGCATTCTTCGGACTTTTAAATTAAAAAAGTTGAATGAAGAAGGTCTAAAAAAAGAAGAAGAGGTTAGAAAAACTGTAGTTACAAAGAAAGGATTATTTAATATAACTGTTGTCATTGCTGGAATAATTTTATTTGTTCCATTTATTAATCTTGTTGGATTTAAATTGGGGCTCTTTATTTTTTCAACTATTTTGATGACTACCTTTGGTGTGCGTTTATTAAGAGCACTGATTTATTCAGGTATCGTGACGGTAATTATTATCTTGATCTTTGAGTACCTTTTCAAAATACCTTTTCCCGAAGGGATCCTTTTTTCATTTTAA
- a CDS encoding tripartite tricarboxylate transporter permease, translating into MENVLQVFQPDVLFPMLIAMFFGIFVGGIPGLTATMAVALIIPITYYMSPLAALAMVVGVTFTSIFAGDIPATNLRIPGTPSSGAAVLDGHEMAKKGKGSLALSLDLFCSAIGGLIGVLILITVSSPLAKLALQFTNYEYFWLGIFGLSMSAVLSSGNVIKGLSSALLGVLISTIGIDITTGYPRFTFGNIELMGGIEFIPAMIGLFGISEVLKNIERGSSGLGVPTIKEKMGVPILEALKIIIKKPFVIIKSAIIGTFIGALPGAGADIGAWVAYGTEKKTSKKSKEFGTGIVDGVIAPTSANNAALGGTWIPALVFGIPGDSITAIVLGAFLMFGIQPGPLIFEQSGDIVTGLFTLAIIANIFLIFVGYLGIRAYSQILKMNTSIVMAIVVIFSMIGSYAIRNSFFDIYVMLLFGVVGYLFEKINVPTPPMILGIILGPMIEDNLRVGLTKTGGDMTLFFTRPISLVFVILITLTFLGGPISKLIGKIFGGDENK; encoded by the coding sequence ATGGAAAATGTTTTGCAAGTATTTCAACCCGACGTCTTATTTCCAATGTTGATTGCTATGTTTTTTGGAATCTTTGTAGGAGGTATACCAGGCCTCACCGCAACAATGGCCGTAGCTTTAATAATTCCTATAACTTATTATATGAGCCCTTTAGCGGCGTTGGCAATGGTTGTGGGAGTTACCTTTACGTCTATATTTGCAGGTGATATTCCAGCTACTAACTTAAGAATACCAGGTACTCCTTCATCAGGAGCTGCAGTTTTAGATGGTCATGAGATGGCTAAAAAAGGAAAAGGTAGCTTAGCCTTATCACTTGATTTGTTTTGTTCAGCCATAGGAGGTCTTATTGGCGTTTTGATTTTAATAACAGTTTCTTCACCTTTAGCCAAGCTAGCTCTTCAATTTACTAACTATGAATACTTTTGGTTGGGAATTTTTGGCTTAAGCATGAGCGCTGTACTCAGTTCAGGAAATGTAATAAAGGGCTTATCGTCAGCTTTATTGGGCGTATTGATTTCAACTATTGGCATAGACATTACAACTGGCTATCCAAGATTCACTTTTGGGAATATTGAATTGATGGGGGGAATTGAATTTATACCTGCGATGATTGGACTATTTGGGATTTCAGAGGTTCTAAAAAATATTGAACGAGGAAGTTCAGGTTTAGGTGTCCCAACTATAAAAGAAAAGATGGGTGTACCTATTCTTGAAGCTTTAAAAATAATTATAAAAAAACCGTTTGTTATAATAAAATCAGCAATAATTGGTACTTTTATAGGTGCACTACCCGGTGCCGGAGCTGATATTGGAGCTTGGGTCGCGTATGGCACAGAAAAGAAAACTTCAAAAAAATCAAAAGAGTTTGGAACGGGTATTGTCGATGGAGTAATAGCTCCTACATCTGCAAATAATGCAGCATTAGGAGGGACATGGATACCTGCATTGGTATTTGGGATTCCAGGAGATAGCATAACTGCCATTGTACTCGGTGCATTCCTTATGTTTGGAATACAACCCGGGCCTCTTATATTTGAACAAAGCGGAGACATTGTAACTGGTTTATTTACACTAGCAATAATTGCCAACATTTTCTTGATATTTGTTGGTTATCTAGGAATTAGAGCTTACTCACAGATCCTAAAAATGAATACTTCAATTGTTATGGCAATTGTAGTAATTTTCTCCATGATTGGGTCTTATGCTATAAGAAATAGTTTTTTCGACATATACGTGATGCTGCTTTTTGGAGTCGTAGGTTATCTGTTTGAAAAAATAAATGTCCCAACTCCGCCGATGATACTTGGCATTATTCTAGGTCCAATGATAGAAGATAATCTAAGAGTTGGATTAACAAAAACAGGCGGGGATATGACACTCTTTTTCACAAGACCTATTTCTTTGGTTTTCGTAATTCTTATTACATTGACTTTTTTGGGTGGACCAATTTCTAAACTAATTGGAAAAATCTTTGGAGGTGATGAAAACAAATGA
- a CDS encoding IclR family transcriptional regulator has product MEVLDYIVYAPKPVNVTEIAREFDMSISNAYKYLDDLYKGGLLSKNSDKSYFPSFKLVEYGSIILKKINLREIAHPHLVNLMVKTGQTVHLAIKEGYEGIYIEKIEGPNSLPMMSRIGMKINLYATAFGKAILAHLPEEEIEEYLESVELKKRGKNTITDPNKLKNELKKIRERGYSIDNEENEIGIFCIGAPIFNYDKKVIGGVSISMSAARAEGEKVDEYIRYVMECAKNISKLLGYKG; this is encoded by the coding sequence CTGGAGGTATTAGATTATATAGTCTATGCACCAAAACCAGTTAATGTAACAGAAATTGCAAGAGAGTTTGATATGTCTATATCTAATGCTTACAAGTATTTAGACGACTTGTACAAAGGGGGCCTGCTGTCAAAGAATAGCGATAAGTCATATTTCCCGAGTTTTAAACTTGTGGAGTATGGGAGTATTATTTTAAAAAAAATAAATCTAAGGGAGATTGCACATCCCCATTTAGTTAATTTAATGGTAAAAACAGGTCAAACAGTTCATTTGGCTATTAAAGAAGGATATGAAGGAATATATATTGAAAAGATAGAAGGTCCTAATTCTTTACCAATGATGTCAAGGATCGGAATGAAGATAAATCTTTATGCAACAGCATTTGGAAAAGCTATTTTGGCTCATTTACCTGAAGAAGAGATAGAAGAATATCTAGAAAGTGTGGAGTTGAAAAAAAGGGGTAAAAACACAATTACTGATCCCAACAAATTGAAAAATGAACTTAAGAAAATAAGAGAAAGAGGATACTCAATAGATAACGAAGAAAATGAAATTGGGATCTTTTGTATAGGAGCTCCTATATTTAACTACGATAAAAAAGTGATAGGCGGTGTAAGTATTTCGATGAGTGCCGCTAGGGCAGAAGGGGAGAAAGTAGATGAATACATCCGCTATGTTATGGAATGTGCCAAAAATATTTCAAAGTTGTTGGGATATAAAGGTTAG
- a CDS encoding Rqc2 family fibronectin-binding protein, producing MPFDGLVLHKVLKEIKNNILGDRIKNIYQPIKSQVLIQFSQSFVLLSLISPSYVILLSQKPNVPIQPANFAQFLRKKTRNGRVVDVEQLGLDRIGYFEIESYDQETSAMREYKLFFELMGRNSNLILVNEDNKVEESLKRVYEEFRPIIPGVKYLPYYDDSQTNILEENIENIENIDYDRLMGFSKKSIAFLQEIGIQRAIKDLKKPYLFYFKEGNTYDFSAITPNNFKYEELKPSEALLKVFQERANQSRLLEIKRDLEKRVKSEIDRLEKTKEQILQDLNEEKNLKDLEKKGELLQAYLYKIKKGERYFTVNDWNTGEEVTIEIDPLLSPTQNLGKLYKNIKRTKSKVEYAKKRIKKVNNELEYFNQLFETISSAEDIETLIEIKEEMKDIGLLSENKKSKRERKVKTTFRKFNYKGFEILVGKNNKQNDELTRSAAQADIWLHTHEIPSSHTIIKSSGKEIPEEVIDYAARIAATFSKAKMSSNVAVDYTQRKNVWKPKGAKPGMWLYKNYETIIVEPFREVP from the coding sequence TTGCCTTTTGATGGTTTGGTATTGCATAAAGTTTTAAAAGAAATAAAAAACAACATTTTGGGAGATAGAATTAAAAATATTTATCAACCTATCAAATCCCAAGTGTTAATACAATTTTCTCAAAGTTTTGTGCTTCTTTCTTTAATAAGCCCTTCCTATGTTATTTTACTTTCTCAAAAACCAAACGTACCCATACAACCAGCGAACTTTGCACAGTTTTTACGAAAAAAGACAAGAAACGGAAGAGTGGTAGATGTTGAACAGTTAGGTTTAGACAGGATAGGTTACTTTGAAATTGAAAGTTACGATCAAGAAACTTCTGCAATGAGAGAATATAAGCTATTTTTCGAATTAATGGGAAGAAATTCTAACTTAATACTCGTTAACGAAGATAATAAAGTAGAAGAATCTTTAAAAAGGGTTTATGAAGAATTTAGACCTATAATTCCAGGAGTTAAATACCTGCCTTACTACGATGATTCTCAAACAAATATATTGGAAGAAAATATAGAAAACATTGAAAATATTGATTATGATAGATTGATGGGGTTTTCTAAAAAATCAATAGCTTTTTTGCAAGAAATAGGTATCCAAAGAGCTATAAAAGATCTTAAAAAACCTTATCTTTTTTACTTCAAAGAGGGGAACACATATGATTTCTCTGCAATTACTCCCAATAATTTTAAATATGAGGAATTAAAACCATCAGAGGCACTGCTCAAAGTCTTTCAAGAAAGGGCTAATCAATCACGATTATTGGAAATAAAAAGAGATTTAGAAAAAAGGGTAAAAAGTGAAATCGACAGACTAGAAAAGACCAAAGAACAAATATTACAAGATTTAAATGAAGAAAAAAATCTAAAAGATTTAGAAAAAAAGGGAGAGCTTCTTCAAGCTTATCTCTACAAAATAAAAAAAGGTGAAAGATACTTTACGGTAAACGATTGGAATACCGGTGAGGAAGTTACAATCGAGATAGATCCCCTTTTATCCCCAACGCAAAACTTGGGAAAACTGTATAAAAATATAAAAAGGACAAAGTCAAAAGTCGAATATGCTAAAAAAAGAATAAAAAAAGTGAATAACGAGCTTGAATATTTTAATCAGTTATTTGAAACAATATCTTCTGCAGAAGATATTGAAACCTTAATAGAGATTAAAGAAGAGATGAAAGATATAGGGCTGTTAAGTGAAAACAAAAAATCTAAAAGGGAAAGAAAAGTAAAAACAACTTTTAGGAAATTTAATTACAAAGGCTTTGAAATACTAGTTGGGAAAAACAACAAACAAAACGATGAATTAACAAGATCAGCAGCACAGGCCGATATCTGGCTACATACACATGAAATCCCCAGCTCTCATACAATAATAAAATCTTCTGGTAAAGAAATACCAGAAGAAGTAATAGATTACGCAGCAAGAATTGCTGCAACATTTTCTAAAGCAAAAATGTCCTCCAATGTAGCGGTTGATTACACTCAAAGGAAAAACGTATGGAAACCAAAAGGAGCAAAACCAGGAATGTGGTTGTATAAAAATTATGAAACCATTATCGTTGAACCTTTTAGGGAAGTACCATAA